The Verrucomicrobiia bacterium genome includes a window with the following:
- a CDS encoding type II secretion system protein, which yields MTKRGFTIIELMVTMLIIGILMTAAAAGIVRARRTSRDAQRVRDVMAIGTAVDQATTAARGLYPVHVTSRTTGIFCADLLSDVANSNKLNLGLFLGRTIPKDPLPESAPSPCADYRNGYTYHNRYGSPSASQLAEPLSGQQYEYVIEVGLEGEQPADAETLVQGAASSTKRTQWLLRGKPCSSVTATATCSQ from the coding sequence ATGACTAAGCGCGGCTTCACCATCATCGAACTCATGGTGACGATGCTCATCATAGGCATCCTAATGACTGCTGCTGCAGCTGGCATTGTTCGTGCACGGCGTACTTCGCGGGATGCCCAGCGGGTACGTGATGTCATGGCGATAGGTACCGCCGTAGACCAGGCGACCACCGCTGCACGCGGCCTCTACCCTGTCCACGTAACCAGTAGGACCACAGGGATATTCTGCGCAGACTTACTTTCAGACGTTGCCAACTCCAACAAATTGAACCTAGGCCTTTTCCTAGGCCGGACAATCCCCAAAGACCCGCTGCCAGAGAGTGCGCCCAGCCCTTGTGCGGACTACCGCAACGGCTACACCTACCACAACAGGTACGGCAGCCCTTCTGCCTCACAATTAGCCGAGCCACTCAGTGGCCAACAGTATGAGTACGTGATTGAGGTGGGGTTAGAAGGTGAGCAACCCGCGGACGCCGAAACCCTCGTGCAAGGAGCGGCCTCCTCTACTAAGCGCACCCAATGGCTCCTCAGGGGCAAGCCTTGTAGCAGCGTAACGGCTACCGCCACCTGCTCACAGTAA
- a CDS encoding prepilin-type N-terminal cleavage/methylation domain-containing protein produces the protein MNSVHTYRKRGFTLIELLIVIVIIGLLTGLATTSYISAQKNARDNARKTGVASISTAVEAFYQAKRRFPGLVGNEPAIPSTGQRTIWQGCLALDNGSGSSTTYTSILYYSYPTVTGGTGASEPCNTRNGGVAIAGFDPGQYAPFPSWIPELGEYLNPTPTEKRYQNSTGAVAPLDEAAPTLFNAANHDVLGSNSAQAFVYRRLVGGYAVYARLESGTTDTTLNVPFSDSPKYYSASTTNGVGVTVYKNNVFMIRK, from the coding sequence ATGAACTCAGTACATACCTACCGGAAACGTGGCTTTACGCTCATTGAGCTGCTTATTGTCATTGTCATCATTGGACTGCTTACCGGCCTTGCCACCACCAGCTACATTAGCGCGCAAAAGAATGCCCGCGACAACGCGCGTAAGACAGGCGTTGCCAGCATTTCCACCGCCGTCGAAGCCTTTTATCAAGCCAAGCGCCGCTTCCCTGGTCTTGTAGGGAACGAGCCCGCCATCCCCTCCACGGGTCAGCGGACCATTTGGCAGGGATGCCTAGCCCTTGATAACGGCAGTGGTAGCTCAACAACTTACACCAGCATCCTGTACTATTCCTATCCTACTGTGACAGGCGGGACAGGTGCATCAGAACCCTGTAACACCCGCAACGGCGGCGTGGCCATTGCTGGTTTTGACCCCGGGCAATACGCCCCCTTCCCCAGTTGGATCCCAGAGCTTGGCGAGTACCTTAACCCAACGCCTACCGAAAAGCGCTATCAGAATTCCACCGGTGCCGTTGCCCCACTTGATGAAGCAGCCCCCACCCTCTTTAACGCCGCTAACCACGACGTTCTTGGTAGCAATAGTGCCCAGGCATTTGTTTACCGGCGCCTAGTCGGTGGCTACGCAGTATACGCACGCCTCGAGAGCGGCACTACCGACACTACCCTCAACGTTCCTTTCTCTGACTCACCCAAGTACTACTCAGCCTCCACTACGAATGGGGTAGGTGTCACCGTGTACAAAAACAACGTATTCATGATCCGCAAGTAA